One Triticum dicoccoides isolate Atlit2015 ecotype Zavitan chromosome 4B, WEW_v2.0, whole genome shotgun sequence genomic window carries:
- the LOC119296404 gene encoding gamma-interferon-responsive lysosomal thiol protein-like isoform X1 encodes MAARPHHFLLLPVLLLLLSASSASANGDVVKAGSGKVSMALYYESLCPFSAHFVVNSLARVFKDGLIDAADLTLVPYGNAKVDVHGAITCQHGPDECLLNNVEACAINAWPDLNVHFGFINCVEDLVMNRKREEWKSCFQKQGLDPKPVMECYNSEHGHKLSLKYGKQTDALVPPHKYVPWVVVDGQPLYDDYENFEAYVCKAYKGHPPKICQGLGRDYPIVQQVVEAGTGVTYNSGDFELDEGVEDEIKMVQGDDN; translated from the exons ATGGCCGCCCGCCCCCACCATTTCCTCCTGCTCCCCGTGCTACTCCTGCTACTCAGCGCCTCCTCTGCGAGCGCCAATGGTGACGTTGTCAAGGCGGGGAGCGGAAAGGTTAGCATGGCTCTCTACTATGAGTCGCTGTGCCCCTTCTCAGCGCACTTCGTGGTGAACAGTCTCGCCAGAGTCTTCAAGGATGGACTCATTGATGCCGCGGACCTCACCCTCGTTCCCTACGGCAACGCCAAGGTGGACGTGCACGGTGCCATCACCTGTCAG catggCCCCGATGAATGCCTTCTGAACAACGTGGAGGCTTGCGCCATCAACGCGTGGCCGGATTTG AATGTGCATTTCGGTTTCATCAACTGCGTGGAGGACCTGGTGATGAACCGCAAGCGCGAGGAATGGAAGTCGTGCTTCCAGAAACAGGGGCTTGATCCCAAGCCTGTCATGGAGTGCTACAACAGTGAGCATGGCCACAAG CTTTCGCTCAAGTATGGGAAACAGACTGATGCGCTTGTGCCCCCGCACAAGTACGTTCCTTGGGTGGTGGTTGATGGCCAGCCGCTGTACGAC GATTACGAGAACTTCGAAGCTTACGTCTGCAAGGCTTACAAGGGCCATCCTCCCAAGATTTGCCAAGGGCTGGGCCGTGACTACCCAATCGTACAACAGGTGGTGGAGGCCGGCACCGGTGTCACCTACAACTCCGGCGATTTCGAGCTGGATGAAGGGGTCGAGGACGAGATTAAGATGGTCCAGGGTGATGACAATTGA
- the LOC119296402 gene encoding gamma-interferon-responsive lysosomal thiol protein-like has translation MAARLLHHFLLLAALLLLIGGASSAGDVVAAGNGKVRMELYYESLCPDSFQFMVDSLARVFKDGLLDAADLTLVPYGNAKVDAHGAITCQHGPDECLLNTVEACAIDAWPDVKVHFGFINCVEELAMEYKHQEWQSCFQKQGLNPKPVMECYKSEHGHKLSLKYGRQTDALLPRHTSVPWVVVDSKPLYDNFGDFVAYICKAYKGRPPKICQHKQPGRGYPTARQAAEAGNRVGYNSGDFVLNDGVDDRTKRARANDN, from the exons ATGGCCGCCCGCCTGCTGCACCATTTCCTCCTCCTCGCCGCGCTCCTCCTGCTGATCGGCGGCGCCTCCTCAGCGGGCGACGTCGTCGCGGCGGGAAACGGGAAGGTGCGCATGGAGCTCTACTACGAGTCTCTGTGCCCCGACTCATTTCAGTTCATGGTGGACAGCCTCGCCAGAGTCTTCAAGGACGGGCTCCTCGACGCCGCGGACCTCACCCTGGTTCCCTACGGCAACGCCAAGGTCGACGCGCACGGCGCCATCACATGTCAG CATGGCCCCGATGAATGCCTTCTCAACACCGTGGAGGCTTGCGCCATCGACGCCTGGCCGGATGTG AAAGTGCATTTCGGTTTCATCAACTGCGTGGAGGAGCTGGCGATGGAGTACAAGCACCAGGAGTGGCAGTCGTGCTTCCAGAAGCAAGGGCTTAACCCCAAGCCTGTCATGGAGTGCTACAAGAGTGAGCATGGCCACAAG CTTTCGCTCAAGTACGGGAGACAGACAGACGCGCTCCTGCCTCGGCACACGTCCGTTCCGTGGGTGGTGGTTGATAGCAAGCCGCTGTACGAC AACTTCGGGGACTTCGTAGCCTACATCTGCAAGGCGTACAAGGGACGTCCTCCAAAGATTTGCCAACACAAACAGCCGGGCCGTGGCTATCCAACCGCACGACAGGCGGCGGAGGCAGGCAACCGTGTCGGCTACAACTCCGGCGATTTCGTGCTCAATGATGGCGTCGACGACAGGACTAAGAGGGCGCGGGCTAATGACAATTGA
- the LOC119296404 gene encoding gamma-interferon-responsive lysosomal thiol protein-like isoform X2, translating to MAGSRRALRFVLLLPAILGALLPPAAAAGPPKVSLALYYETLCPYCSRFIVTRLAGIFDSGLIHAVDLLLVPYGNAHVRGANNTISCQHGPDECLLNNVEACAINAWPDLNVHFGFINCVEDLVMNRKREEWKSCFQKQGLDPKPVMECYNSEHGHKLSLKYGKQTDALVPPHKYVPWVVVDGQPLYDDYENFEAYVCKAYKGHPPKICQGLGRDYPIVQQVVEAGTGVTYNSGDFELDEGVEDEIKMVQGDDN from the exons ATGGCCGGTTCCCGTCGCGCCCTCCGCTTCGTCCTGCTCCTACCGGCCATCCTCGGCGCCCTCCTGCCGCCGGCCGCGGCCGCGGGGCCGCCCAAGGTGTCCCTGGCGCTCTATTACGAGACGCTCTGCCCCTACTGCTCGCGCTTCATCGTCACCCGCCTCGCCGGGATCTTCGACAGCGGCCTCatccacgccgtcgacctcctgcTCGTCCCCTACGGCAACGCCCACGTCCGCGGcgccaacaacaccatctcctgccAG catggCCCCGATGAATGCCTTCTGAACAACGTGGAGGCTTGCGCCATCAACGCGTGGCCGGATTTG AATGTGCATTTCGGTTTCATCAACTGCGTGGAGGACCTGGTGATGAACCGCAAGCGCGAGGAATGGAAGTCGTGCTTCCAGAAACAGGGGCTTGATCCCAAGCCTGTCATGGAGTGCTACAACAGTGAGCATGGCCACAAG CTTTCGCTCAAGTATGGGAAACAGACTGATGCGCTTGTGCCCCCGCACAAGTACGTTCCTTGGGTGGTGGTTGATGGCCAGCCGCTGTACGAC GATTACGAGAACTTCGAAGCTTACGTCTGCAAGGCTTACAAGGGCCATCCTCCCAAGATTTGCCAAGGGCTGGGCCGTGACTACCCAATCGTACAACAGGTGGTGGAGGCCGGCACCGGTGTCACCTACAACTCCGGCGATTTCGAGCTGGATGAAGGGGTCGAGGACGAGATTAAGATGGTCCAGGGTGATGACAATTGA